A single Rhodothermales bacterium DNA region contains:
- a CDS encoding helix-turn-helix transcriptional regulator, protein MTTALDKFDPADFRPARSRIEVSPGQSVRIMRELQELTQAQLADLTGIPQSSISAIENGRINLGVERAKTLARALKVHPAVLVFPGWDTEKESA, encoded by the coding sequence ATGACTACCGCATTAGATAAGTTTGACCCCGCAGACTTCAGGCCGGCCAGATCCCGGATTGAGGTTTCTCCAGGCCAGTCCGTGCGCATCATGCGCGAGCTTCAGGAGCTGACCCAGGCCCAGCTGGCCGATCTCACCGGAATCCCCCAATCGTCCATCTCGGCGATTGAAAACGGCCGCATCAACCTGGGAGTGGAGCGCGCCAAGACCCTGGCTCGCGCACTCAAGGTGCATCCTGCGGTACTCGTCTTCCCGGGCTGGGATACCGAGAAGGAATCAGCCTGA
- a CDS encoding N-acetylmuramoyl-L-alanine amidase: protein MWSARLAPALLAVTLAGCASSWEIRDRPIPFTDERIALTEAYAEARYGMQGHRITPRIIVLHWTAIPTLEDSYAAFVPETLPGARGDIASAGAVNVSVPFLVDRDGTTFRLMPETWMGRHVIGLNHAAIGVENVGGDDGRDDMTDDQIRANVRLVEYLVEKYATIEYLIGHHEYRLFEQHPLWLERDPGYRTEKTDPGDRFMAEVRRRVRALQLKGPEEIRAESERMPD from the coding sequence GTGTGGTCAGCTAGGCTCGCTCCCGCCCTGCTGGCAGTCACCCTTGCCGGCTGTGCCTCGTCCTGGGAAATCCGGGACCGACCGATTCCGTTTACCGATGAGCGCATCGCCCTGACGGAAGCCTATGCGGAGGCGCGCTATGGCATGCAGGGGCACCGCATCACGCCTCGCATCATTGTGCTGCACTGGACGGCGATCCCGACCCTGGAGGATTCCTACGCGGCCTTTGTGCCGGAGACACTGCCAGGCGCGCGCGGTGATATCGCCTCCGCCGGCGCAGTAAACGTCTCGGTCCCGTTTCTTGTCGACCGGGACGGCACCACCTTTCGTCTTATGCCCGAGACCTGGATGGGCCGCCATGTCATCGGCCTGAACCACGCGGCGATTGGCGTCGAGAATGTGGGGGGCGATGACGGGCGCGACGACATGACCGATGACCAGATCCGGGCCAACGTGCGCCTCGTGGAGTACCTGGTCGAGAAGTATGCGACCATCGAATACCTCATCGGGCACCACGAATACCGCCTGTTCGAGCAACACCCGCTGTGGTTGGAGCGGGATCCCGGTTACCGCACGGAGAAGACCGACCCCGGCGACCGGTTCATGGCGGAGGTCCGGCGACGTGTGCGTGCGTTGCAACTCAAGGGTCCGGAGGAGATTCGCGCCGAATCGGAGCGCATGCCGGACTGA
- a CDS encoding tetratricopeptide repeat protein, whose translation MSKTPSRLALWLTLGVIANSAYLFLVDAASLFYIGNVVGHLVLGVGAAVVWLFAGKGWPARLTAVGAVFTIVSGVLLAKMGNLIPNRPILWTHIGFATAASAAALWWLSSALPKQRRLVLGMAAATVAALLIVPQLPSPTQDVITNPLLPPATMAGEAMGGEDGPFFPSAVKTVSGDLIPPEFFLESQTCGRVGCHQDATAQWNGSAHHFSSFNNQWYRKSIEYMQDVAGLQRPQWCAGCHDHALLFSGQMAQPVEDFVDTPAAQAGLACVSCHAIKEVGSTMGNGDFTLEFPPLHDLATSDNPVLRTVHDILLELDPAPHRETFLRPFMREQPSEFCSSCHKVHLDEPVNDYRWLRGFNTYDNWQASGVSGMGARSFYEPPEPKNCVTCHMPAVPSDEPASKGGYLKAHHFPAANTAVPTANGDSTQLAATEAFLKADQIRIEVFAAGEPAEVVREQSAPDAMGQQATTFAVGMEAGDMAAGLTAAARAVRAPLRDGAAVLQRGREVRLDVVVRTMGLGHFFPSGTVDAQEAWIELKAETPDGRVLLWSGGRDEAGRVDPSAHYYRNWMVDARGNHLDKRNAFASRAVVYVNLIPPGAADVAHYRLFVPDDVTGEVQVSAQLHYRKFTWQYTHFSFRGETNDDADKAVGYDDRIWTLADQVLDVTGDVEEVPDPPIVTMARDEVTLRIADELEQPVSTSEDRGWWNDYGIALLRQGDLKSAEQAFRRVVELDPGYADGWVNLARVYVAEGDLEPAAEVLAEALAVRPEFHKALYFRGLYWKALGEYQNARADLTSVAERFPKDRVVQNQLGRVNYLDSELEQAVEAFERVLRIDPEDLMAHYNLMLVYRALGNAERAEQHEIRYLRFKDDEASQSIARAARAENAYINNEAQPIHDHGSAPTGFGGGR comes from the coding sequence ATGTCCAAGACCCCCTCCCGCCTGGCTCTTTGGCTGACGCTCGGCGTCATCGCCAACAGCGCGTACCTCTTTCTGGTCGACGCGGCAAGCCTGTTCTACATCGGAAACGTGGTCGGCCACCTCGTACTGGGGGTCGGAGCGGCCGTCGTCTGGCTGTTTGCCGGCAAGGGCTGGCCGGCGCGCCTCACGGCCGTGGGTGCGGTGTTCACCATCGTCAGCGGCGTACTGCTGGCCAAGATGGGGAATCTGATCCCCAACAGGCCGATTCTGTGGACGCACATCGGGTTCGCCACGGCTGCGTCCGCAGCTGCACTCTGGTGGCTGTCCAGCGCCCTGCCGAAGCAGCGTCGACTGGTTCTCGGAATGGCGGCGGCGACGGTGGCGGCGCTCCTGATCGTGCCGCAGCTCCCGTCGCCCACGCAGGATGTCATCACTAACCCGCTGCTCCCCCCGGCCACGATGGCTGGAGAGGCGATGGGCGGCGAGGACGGCCCTTTCTTCCCGAGCGCGGTCAAGACCGTCAGCGGTGACCTGATTCCGCCGGAATTTTTCCTCGAAAGCCAGACCTGTGGTCGCGTCGGATGTCACCAGGATGCCACGGCCCAGTGGAACGGCTCTGCCCACCATTTCTCGAGCTTCAACAACCAGTGGTACCGCAAGTCCATCGAGTACATGCAGGACGTGGCCGGTCTTCAGCGCCCCCAGTGGTGCGCCGGGTGCCATGACCACGCGCTGCTGTTCAGCGGGCAGATGGCGCAGCCGGTAGAGGACTTCGTGGACACGCCTGCCGCCCAGGCCGGCCTGGCGTGTGTGTCGTGCCATGCCATCAAGGAGGTCGGCTCGACCATGGGCAACGGCGACTTCACGCTGGAATTCCCGCCACTGCATGACCTCGCAACCAGCGACAACCCGGTGCTGCGCACGGTGCACGACATCCTGCTTGAACTGGACCCTGCGCCGCATCGCGAGACATTCCTGCGCCCCTTCATGCGGGAGCAGCCCTCCGAGTTCTGTTCTTCATGCCACAAGGTGCATCTGGACGAGCCCGTCAACGACTACCGGTGGCTGCGTGGATTCAACACGTATGACAACTGGCAGGCTTCCGGCGTCTCCGGTATGGGAGCGCGGTCGTTCTACGAACCGCCCGAGCCCAAGAACTGTGTTACCTGTCACATGCCGGCGGTCCCGTCTGACGAACCGGCCAGCAAGGGCGGCTACCTGAAGGCGCACCACTTCCCTGCCGCCAATACCGCCGTGCCCACGGCGAACGGTGATTCGACCCAGCTGGCCGCCACGGAGGCTTTCCTGAAGGCGGATCAGATCCGCATCGAGGTTTTCGCAGCGGGAGAGCCCGCTGAGGTCGTGCGTGAACAATCGGCCCCGGATGCCATGGGCCAGCAGGCCACGACATTCGCCGTAGGCATGGAAGCGGGCGATATGGCTGCGGGGCTCACGGCCGCCGCGCGCGCTGTGAGAGCGCCCCTCAGGGACGGTGCGGCCGTGCTGCAACGTGGCCGCGAGGTGCGACTCGACGTTGTGGTGCGCACGATGGGCCTTGGTCACTTCTTCCCTTCCGGAACGGTGGACGCCCAGGAAGCCTGGATCGAACTCAAGGCCGAGACTCCGGACGGGCGTGTGCTTCTCTGGAGCGGCGGTCGCGATGAAGCCGGCCGGGTGGATCCGTCGGCGCACTACTACCGCAACTGGATGGTGGACGCCCGCGGCAACCACCTGGACAAGCGCAACGCCTTCGCCTCCCGCGCCGTGGTGTATGTCAACCTGATCCCGCCCGGCGCGGCTGATGTCGCACACTATCGCCTGTTCGTTCCGGACGATGTGACCGGGGAGGTCCAGGTGAGTGCACAACTCCACTACCGCAAGTTCACCTGGCAGTACACGCATTTCTCCTTCCGCGGCGAGACCAACGACGATGCCGACAAGGCCGTGGGCTACGATGACCGCATCTGGACGCTTGCGGACCAGGTGCTGGACGTGACGGGCGACGTGGAGGAAGTACCGGACCCACCCATCGTCACGATGGCCCGGGACGAAGTCACGCTGCGCATCGCAGACGAACTCGAACAGCCGGTCTCAACCTCCGAAGACCGCGGGTGGTGGAACGACTACGGTATCGCCCTCCTGCGACAGGGCGACCTCAAGAGTGCCGAGCAGGCCTTCCGGCGTGTGGTCGAGCTGGACCCCGGCTACGCGGACGGCTGGGTCAACCTGGCGCGCGTGTATGTGGCCGAAGGTGATCTGGAACCGGCCGCCGAGGTGCTCGCCGAGGCACTTGCAGTGCGTCCCGAGTTCCACAAGGCCCTCTACTTCCGCGGCCTGTACTGGAAAGCCCTGGGCGAATACCAAAACGCCCGCGCGGACCTCACAAGCGTCGCCGAACGCTTCCCCAAGGATCGCGTGGTGCAGAACCAGTTGGGGCGGGTCAACTACCTGGACTCCGAACTCGAGCAGGCCGTTGAGGCGTTTGAACGCGTGCTGCGCATCGACCCGGAGGACCTGATGGCGCACTATAACCTGATGCTGGTGTACCGGGCCCTCGGCAATGCAGAGCGCGCCGAGCAACACGAGATTCGGTACCTGCGCTTCAAGGATGACGAGGCTTCTCAGAGCATCGCCCGTGCTGCAAGGGCCGAAAACGCCTACATCAACAACGAGGCGCAACCGATCCACGATCACGGGTCGGCGCCGACGGGCTTCGGCGGCGGGCGGTAG
- the kbl gene encoding glycine C-acetyltransferase, with protein sequence MFDTAADQIRAILDDIRESGLYKEERVITSDQAAEIEVSGGQEVINFCANNYLGLSNHPELIKAAQRGLEHYGFGLSSVRFICGTQTIHKELEARVAEFLGTEDTILYAACFDANGGLFETLLDKECAVISDQLNHASIIDGVRLSKAARYRYNNGDMNHLEQCLKEASGAKRTLITTDGVFSMDGSIAKLDEICDLADRYGAMVHFDDCHATGFFGPTGRGTHEYCGVMDRVDIITSTLGKALGGAMGGFTSGRKEVIELLRQRSRPYLFSNSLAPSITYTSIKVLDMLSETTALRDRLESNTTRFRESMTSAGFDIKPGVHPIVPIMLYDARLAQNMAADLLDEGIYVIGFSYPVVPKGQARIRVQISAAHTEAHLDRAVDAFTRIGRKHGVVS encoded by the coding sequence ATGTTTGACACCGCCGCCGATCAGATCCGCGCAATCCTGGACGACATCCGGGAATCCGGTCTCTACAAGGAAGAGCGCGTCATCACCTCCGACCAGGCTGCCGAGATCGAAGTCTCTGGCGGTCAGGAAGTGATCAACTTCTGCGCCAACAACTACCTCGGACTGTCCAATCACCCCGAGTTGATCAAGGCGGCTCAGCGCGGCCTGGAGCACTACGGATTCGGCCTCTCCAGTGTGCGGTTCATCTGTGGCACGCAGACCATCCACAAGGAACTCGAAGCGCGCGTCGCCGAGTTCCTCGGCACCGAGGATACCATCCTCTATGCGGCCTGCTTCGACGCCAACGGCGGGCTCTTCGAAACGCTGCTGGACAAGGAATGCGCGGTCATATCGGACCAGCTGAACCACGCCTCGATCATTGACGGCGTGCGTCTCTCCAAGGCTGCCCGGTATCGCTACAACAACGGAGACATGAACCACCTTGAGCAGTGCCTCAAGGAGGCTTCCGGGGCCAAACGCACATTGATCACGACCGACGGGGTCTTCTCCATGGACGGGTCGATCGCCAAACTGGACGAGATCTGCGATCTGGCTGACCGCTACGGGGCCATGGTTCACTTCGACGACTGTCACGCCACCGGATTCTTCGGCCCCACAGGTAGGGGCACGCATGAGTACTGCGGTGTGATGGATCGCGTAGACATCATCACCTCCACGCTCGGCAAGGCCCTCGGCGGGGCGATGGGCGGATTTACATCCGGTCGCAAGGAAGTGATTGAACTGCTGCGGCAGCGTTCCCGCCCGTACCTGTTCTCCAATTCGCTGGCGCCGTCCATTACGTATACCAGCATCAAGGTGCTGGACATGCTGAGTGAAACCACGGCGCTGCGTGACCGGCTGGAGAGCAACACGACGCGCTTCCGGGAGTCCATGACCTCGGCCGGCTTCGACATCAAGCCGGGCGTGCACCCAATCGTTCCGATCATGCTCTACGATGCCCGACTGGCCCAGAACATGGCCGCTGATCTGCTTGACGAGGGCATCTACGTGATCGGATTCAGTTACCCGGTGGTGCCCAAGGGCCAGGCCCGCATTCGTGTCCAGATTTCCGCGGCCCACACGGAGGCTCATCTGGATCGCGCGGTGGATGCATTCACACGGATCGGCCGCAAGCACGGTGTGGTCAGCTAG
- a CDS encoding NAD-dependent epimerase/dehydratase family protein, with protein MILVTGAAGQLGNDLVGALVARHGKSAVLATDLRCCDQLAQTGADTAALDVTDAQAVASFMEEGRFDQIYHLAGILSARGEKQPDLCWNVNVNGLKNVLDAVRGTKTRVFWPSSIAVFGPDTPKHRTPQVTIKNPTTMYGAAKAAGELLCDYAARKFGVDVRSVRYPGIISYGAPPGGGTTDFAVDMFVQAVRHGQYTCFVRGSTRLPMMYGPDAVKAALDLMHASPASISVRTSYNLTAFSFSAAELAEAIESRVPGFVCDYEPDFRQAIADTWPQVIDDSRARQDWGWHPDYDITAMVDDMLSHLVDPATSHV; from the coding sequence ATGATTCTGGTAACCGGCGCCGCTGGACAACTGGGCAACGACCTGGTCGGGGCCCTGGTGGCCCGCCACGGCAAATCCGCGGTCCTCGCCACCGACCTCCGGTGCTGCGACCAACTGGCGCAGACCGGCGCGGACACGGCAGCCCTCGACGTCACCGATGCACAGGCGGTCGCCTCCTTCATGGAGGAAGGTCGATTCGATCAGATCTATCACCTGGCCGGCATCCTGTCCGCCCGCGGCGAAAAGCAGCCGGATCTCTGCTGGAACGTCAATGTGAACGGCCTCAAGAACGTGCTGGATGCCGTGCGCGGCACCAAGACCCGTGTCTTCTGGCCGTCGTCGATCGCCGTGTTCGGGCCTGACACCCCCAAACACCGCACGCCGCAGGTCACGATCAAGAACCCGACCACCATGTACGGCGCGGCCAAGGCAGCAGGCGAGCTGCTGTGCGATTACGCGGCGCGCAAGTTCGGAGTGGATGTGCGATCGGTGCGCTATCCGGGCATCATCAGCTATGGTGCACCTCCCGGTGGCGGCACGACCGACTTTGCCGTGGACATGTTCGTGCAGGCCGTTCGACACGGCCAATACACCTGCTTCGTGCGCGGTTCTACCCGACTGCCCATGATGTACGGCCCGGATGCCGTCAAGGCCGCCCTGGACCTGATGCACGCGTCGCCGGCGTCGATTTCGGTGCGCACCAGCTACAATCTGACGGCGTTCAGCTTTTCCGCGGCGGAGCTCGCGGAAGCCATCGAGAGCCGAGTGCCCGGGTTCGTCTGTGACTATGAGCCGGATTTCCGCCAGGCCATTGCCGACACCTGGCCACAGGTGATAGACGACTCCCGCGCCAGGCAGGACTGGGGCTGGCACCCCGACTATGACATCACCGCCATGGTGGACGACATGCTCAGCCACCTGGTAGACCCCGCGACGTCCCATGTTTGA
- a CDS encoding FkbM family methyltransferase: MKRLVRGLLRRFGYDMIRYGVEDDARLRRQRLMDSTGVRFVLDVGANRGEYGLILRDQGYQGAIHSFEPASAAFGMLEGTISGDGLWQAHRCGLGLENGTATLNVAANSYSSSLLDMADAHEALAPGAGYQGGEEVVVRRLDAMWPELALPDGPGLLKVDTQGTELDVLRGAEAKLDRLPLLELELSFVELYGGQPLFDEVHAWLVERGYRPVSFDVGIGQVVPETGEALQADVIYRRG, translated from the coding sequence ATGAAACGATTGGTCCGGGGACTGCTGCGCCGATTCGGGTACGACATGATCCGATACGGCGTTGAGGATGACGCGCGGCTGCGTCGCCAGCGGCTCATGGATTCGACCGGTGTACGCTTCGTGCTGGACGTGGGAGCCAACCGAGGCGAGTACGGCCTCATCCTCCGGGATCAGGGTTACCAGGGTGCCATCCACTCGTTCGAGCCGGCATCCGCCGCGTTCGGCATGCTTGAAGGCACCATCTCGGGCGATGGGCTCTGGCAGGCACACCGGTGCGGACTGGGACTGGAAAACGGGACGGCCACCCTGAACGTCGCTGCCAACTCGTACTCCAGCTCGCTGCTGGACATGGCGGACGCCCACGAAGCCCTGGCTCCGGGCGCGGGCTACCAGGGGGGGGAAGAGGTGGTAGTACGGCGGTTGGACGCGATGTGGCCCGAGTTGGCGCTGCCCGACGGTCCGGGTCTCCTGAAGGTCGATACCCAGGGCACCGAGCTGGACGTGCTGCGCGGTGCGGAAGCGAAGCTGGATCGGCTCCCGCTCCTGGAGCTGGAGTTGTCTTTCGTGGAGCTCTACGGCGGCCAGCCGCTGTTTGACGAGGTGCACGCGTGGCTCGTGGAGCGCGGGTACCGGCCCGTTTCGTTTGATGTGGGCATCGGGCAGGTAGTGCCGGAGACAGGCGAGGCGCTGCAGGCGGACGTGATTTACCGGCGCGGGTGA